Part of the Tepidisphaeraceae bacterium genome is shown below.
CTTGCGCCAGCCGTGCCCGGTGACGTGGGCGAGATAGTGAGCATCAATACCGGCCGCCTGGAGGGCCGCAACGAACTTCACGTAGATCACCGATGGGTCGAGCAGCGCCTCGCCATACGTTCGGCCGTCGTCCATCTTGGTCAGGTAGCCCTCGGGGAGCTTATCCGCCAGCGCCCGGCAGAGGGTCAGGCCGTTGGTCTGCACGCCCGAACTGGCGAGGAAGACAATCGCGTCACCATCCTCCACGTCGCCGGCAATGCGGTTGGACTTCGGCTCAATCCTGCCGATGGCCGAGCCCGCCAGCACGATCGTGGACGGATCGACGATCCCCTTCAGTGCCGGCGTCTCCCCACCGCCCCAGACCGCGTTCGCCTGCCGACATCCCTCGGCAAACCCGGCGGCCAGTTCGTCCGCCCGGCGGTCGTCCTCAAACCAGTTCGCATCGCCGACGGCGGCGTGCATTGCGACGCTGATCGGCAGCGCCCCCACCGTCGCCAGGTCGTTGACGATGGTCGCGACGGTATCGATGCCGATGTTGCGGTAGAAGCTCTCACCGGTCAGCTTCAGCATCGCGTCGGCGATCAGGTTCTTGGTGCCGAGCCCCTCTTCAACATGGGCGAGGTAGTAGTCGTCGGCCTCGATCAGATAAGCGCTTTCACCACGAATGGCCGCCGGCTCGGATAGGCCATGGCTGGCCAGGGCAGAGGCCGTCGTTGCCGCCGCCCGCTGGCAGGCGCGTTTGAAGGCGTCCAGGGGGTCGTAGTCCACGCCGACGCTTTGATAGCTCATCCCGCTCATGTGTGG
Proteins encoded:
- a CDS encoding AIR synthase-related protein, which codes for MSGMSYQSVGVDYDPLDAFKRACQRAAATTASALASHGLSEPAAIRGESAYLIEADDYYLAHVEEGLGTKNLIADAMLKLTGESFYRNIGIDTVATIVNDLATVGALPISVAMHAAVGDANWFEDDRRADELAAGFAEGCRQANAVWGGGETPALKGIVDPSTIVLAGSAIGRIEPKSNRIAGDVEDGDAIVFLASSGVQTNGLTLCRALADKLPEGYLTKMDDGRTYGEALLDPSVIYVKFVAALQAAGIDAHYLAHVTGHGWRKLMRLDAPFVYRIAKVPQPHPVFNFIMNRGPVDVREAYATFNMGIGFAAYVSQADADKTVRVATENGYDAWVAGTVSKQGDRKAVEIEPLGITFEGDTLKVR